In Mercurialis annua linkage group LG6, ddMerAnnu1.2, whole genome shotgun sequence, the following are encoded in one genomic region:
- the LOC126687743 gene encoding uncharacterized protein LOC126687743 codes for MYKLYQKLKLLRDELRRINKTFYSDISLKIERIKEELDILQMSLTKDPFNLSLQDEKRTYSSHLCKLLKWDESIKSQKSRMLWINLGDQNSNFFHKSIKQRQARNRIIMISNSNGNVTNPDGIKEIFLNHYKQFIGSTCPDGYSSAFFKKNWSIVGREICNAVREFFQTGKLLKQVNSTSIALIPKVMNPKCVGDYRPTGCCNVTYKIISKILSSRLSKVLNLVVNESQSAFVKGRNITDNVLLAHEIIRNYHRGKGNSCSIKVDIQKAYDSILGISLKKCL; via the coding sequence ATGTACAAGCTTTATCAGAAGTTGAAGCTTTTGAGAGATGAGTTGAGAAGAATTAACAAGACCTTCTACAGTGACATCTCCTTGAAGATTGAGAGAATTAAAGAGGAGCTAGACATATTACAAATGAGTCTGACTAAGGATCCTTTCAATCTTTCTTTACAAGATGAAAAGAGAACTTACAGCTCTCATTTATGCAAGTTACTTAAGTGGGATGAGAGTATCAAGAGCCAAAAATCTAGAATGCTCTGGATAAATTTGGGGGATCAAAActcaaatttttttcataagagTATAAAGCAGAGACAAGCCAGGAATAGAATCATTATGATAAGTAATTCTAATGGTAATGTTACTAACCCTGATGGTATTAAAGAGATTTTTCTGAATCACTATAAGCAGTTTATTGGTTCAACTTGTCCTGATGGTTATTCAAGTGCCTTTTTCAAGAAAAACTGGAGTATAGTTGGGAGAGAAATTTGCAATGCAGTGAGGGAGTTTTTTCAAACTGGAAAATTGCTTAAGCAGGTAAATTCTACCTCTATTGCTCTTATTCCTAAAGTTATGAATCCTAAATGTGTAGGTGACTACAGGCCTACAGGTTGCTGTAATGTCACTTATAAAATCATCTCAAAAATTCTGTCTAGTAGACTTAGTAAAGTGCTTAACCTTGTGGTGAATGAGAGTCAATCTGCTTTTGTTAAGGGTAGAAATATTACTGATAATGTCCTTTTGGCTCATGAAATCATTAGGAATTATCATAGGGGGAAGGGTAATTCCTGCTCTATTAAAGTTGACATTCAAAAAGCTTATGATTCCATACTTGGGATTTCATTGAAGAAGTGTTTATAG
- the LOC126687744 gene encoding uncharacterized protein LOC126687744 translates to MIYKQYIHCKVSYGTYSMLCSFIYGSYLPNEIVELWDGLMQFSQNVRCSWIVLWDFNAVMSNRDRIGGMDVDETAASEFKNCIIDSNLLELKFNGIDFTWSNNQSGHDRIWRKLDWCFVNDYWMEEWTESYCEKRSPGISDHPPQSLFI, encoded by the coding sequence ATGATCTATAAGCAGTATATTCACTGTAAGGTGAGTTATGGTACTTATTCTATGTTATGTTCTTTCATTTATGGGTCTTATCTGCCTAATGAGATAGTAGAATTATGGGATGGGTTAATGCAATTCAGTCAAAATGTGAGATGTAGCTGGATTGTTTTATGGGACTTTAATGCAGTGATGAGTAATAGAGACAGAATTGGGGGGATGGATGTGGATGAAACTGCTGCTTCTGAGTTTAAAAACTGCATTATTGACTCTAATCTTCTAGAGTTAAAGTTCAATGGTATAGATTTTACCTGGTCTAATAACCAGTCTGGTCATGACAGAATCTGGAGAAAATTAGATTGGTGTTTTGTGAATGATTACTGGATGGAAGAGTGGACAGAGTCTTACTGTGAGAAGAGGTCCCCTGGTATCTCTGATCACCCCCCCCAATCATTGTTCATCTGA
- the LOC126687745 gene encoding uncharacterized protein LOC126687745 has translation MDPNAISYVPLWIQLPGLPWEFWTIEILSKIRSFCGTPLYSDQCTISKVKLNFARVLVEMEVAGPFPEVPDLQDENGNVFKQKIVYEWRPLFCDKCYRMGHSIKNCRVTQNTKKALEKSKASSSSKKGDNNGKERSNSFSALVDIAGTDIDTGEVMFSSNLKFGSVGDGRKARLNYRMIDID, from the exons ATGGACCCTAATGCTATCAGCTATGTACCTTTGTGGATTCAACTGCCTGGTCTGCCATGGGAGTTCTGGACAATTGAGATTTTGAGTAAGATTAGGAGCTTCTGTGGAACTCCACTTTATAGTGATCAGTGTACTATCAGTAAGGTTAAGTTGAACTTTGCTAGAGTACTTGTTGAAATGGAAGTTGCTGGTCCATTTCCTGAAGTTCCTGACCTCCAGGATGAGAATGGAAATGTCTTTAAGCAGAAAATAGTCTATGAGTGGAGGCCCTTGTTCTGTGACAAATGCTATAGAATGGGGCATTCTATCAAAAACTGTAGAGTTACTCAAAATACTAAAAAAGCCCTTG agaaaagtaAAGCAAGCAGCAGTTCTAAAAAAGGAGATAACAATGGTAAAGAAAGAAGTAACTCCTTCAGTGCCCTTGTTGACATAGCTGGCACTGACATTGATACTGGAGAAGTGATGTTTAGTAGCAATTTGAAATTTGGATCAGTTGGAGATGGGAGGAAGGCTAGGCTGAACTATAGGATGATTGATATAGATTGA
- the LOC126686090 gene encoding origin of replication complex subunit 6 produces MDLSDIAKKLGLSQPKHLLRKAAELRRLIDVQFDSSIIGVGEICKAIICLEIAATRFQVIFDRQAGIRLSGMSETAYNRSFNSLQNSLGVKSKLDIRELGIQFGCVRLIPFVKKGLSLYKQRFVASLPASRRATADFTRPIFTAVAFYLCAKKHKLRIDKFKLSEVCGSSDTEFKSVTTSMKDICHDVFGISKEKKDPRQVKCNRELLDVLPEKRKFEDGGYLSDDGAEVSKKRKRSEKAGYEDWKSSVLSSNETSQAKDPCKQTKQSRLSFLRETAETTGLEAL; encoded by the exons ATGGACCTCTCTGACATTGCTAAAAAACTTGGTCTCTCCCAACCCAAGCACCTTCTCCGAAAAGCCGCCGAGCTCCGCCGCCTAATTGATGTCCAATTTGATTCTTCTATCATCGGAGTT GGAGAGATCTGTAAGGCTATAATCTGCTTAGAAATCGCTGCAACAAG GTTTCAAGTGATTTTTGATAGGCAAGCTGGTATTAGATTGAGCGGAATGTCCGAGACGGCTTATAATAGATCTTTCAATTCGCTTCAAAACAGTCTGGGTGTCAa GTCGAAGCTCGATATTAGAGAATTGGGGATTCAATTCGGATGCGTTAGGCTCATTCCTTTTGTTAAGAAAGGCTTGTCATT GTACAAGCAGCGGTTTGTTGCATCATTGCCTGCCTCAAGACGAGCAACTGCTGATTTTACCCGCCCTATCTTTACTGCAGTTGCCTTCTACTTGTGTGCAAAGAAACACAAG CTCAGGATAGATAAGTTTAAGCTGAGTGAAGTTTGTGGCTCTTCTGATACTGAATTTAAAAGT GTCACCACCTCCATGAAGGACATATGTCATGATGTCTTTGGTATCTCGAAGGAAAAGAAGGATCCTAGACAAGTCAAATGCAACCGAG AACTGCTGGATGTCTTACCCGAGAAAAGAAAATTTGAGGATGGTGGTTATTTATCTGATGATGGAGCAGAG GTTTCAAAGAAGCGTAAAAGATCAGAGAAAGCTGGTTATGAAGATTGGAAATCCTCTGTTTTGTCATCCAATGAGACTAGTCAGGCAAAAG ATCCTTGCAAGCAAACTAAGCAAAGTCGCCTCAGCTTTTTGAGAGAAACTGCCGAAACTACAGGATTGGAAGCCTTGTAA
- the LOC126687746 gene encoding uncharacterized protein LOC126687746, which produces MPPKPNQPLLLYLPAAPQSLGCMLAQEDQGVERSVYYLNRALTDTETRYSDIEKLCLCLYFTCCKLRYYMLPVVVYVLAQIDVIKYILSRPYIRNRMGKWVVAMSEFTLVYVPQKAVKGQVLADFLADHTGTALKEGIGCMELHPWKLWFDGSRTYRGAEAGIVIVSPSGARFTMSCSLNFKCTNNQAEYEALILGLEILMELGAISIQVWGDSMLVIKQVAGEYKSKRGDNMEANDLAQHGSGYKPCYVYEAIQRDTPNLITRDDVVFRTIHSVYQLDVSTYWRKEITQWFESPDMTNRRLRTLAFNYIVLAGELYKRGSDGLLFRCIGPKEAMLVMAEVHEGIAGAHQAGPRMRWLIHKYGFYWPKMEQDCIWYSKGCEACQKCGPVQHVPAETLHSIIKPWPFRGWAVDLIGKIYPSSSKGHTFVIVATDYYSKWVEAVPLKSPSQESVIKFFREYIILRHGLPETITTDQGTMFSGSEITDYAKDMGFKLIHSTPYYAQANGQAEATNKAIKGIIQKMIEDNLKQWHQLLTEAVWANRTK; this is translated from the exons ATGCCACCAAAGCCGAATCAGCCTTTGTTGCTATACTTACCAGCGGCTCCCCAATCTTTGGGGTGTATGCTTGCTCAGGAGGACCAAGGGGTTGAGAGATCAGTCTATTACCTCAATAGAGCTCTGACCGATACCGAAACACGGTACTCAGACATCGAGAAGTTGTGTTTGTGTTTATACTTTACGTGTTGTAAGTTGAGATATTACATGCTACCGGTCGTAGTTTACGTCCTCGCACAGATCGATGTAATAAAATACATTCTATCCCGACCGTATATTAGGAATCGGATGGGGAAATGGGTAGTGGCGATGTCAGAGTTTACTCTCGTATATGTACCTCAGAAAGCTGTAAAAGGGCAGGTCCTTGCCGATTTCCTTGCAGATCATACAGGGACCGCCTTGAAGGAGGGAATCGGCTGCATGGAACTACATCCTTGGAAGTTATGGTTTGATGGCTCTAGAACATACAGGGGTGCCGAAGCAGGAATCGTCATCGTCTCACCCTCGGGGGCACGATTCACGATGTCTTGTTCTTTGAATTTCAAGTGCACTAACAATCAAGCCGAATACGAAGCTCTCATTTTAGGTTTAGAAATCTTAATGGAGTTGGGGGCAATATCGATCCAAGTATGGGGAGATTCGATGTTGGTCATAAAACAAGTAGCCGGAGAATACAAGTCGA AAAGGGGAGACAACATGGAAGCGAATGATCTCGCACAGCACGGTAGTGGTTATAAACCTTGTTACGTTTACGAGGCGATCCAGCGAGATACACCAAATCTGATAACTAGGGACGATGTAGTGTTCAGGACGATTCATTCTGTGTATCAATTAGATGTTTCCACATATTGGAGAAAAGAAATAACCCAATGGTTTGAGTCACCAGATATGACCAACAGAAGGCTACGAACTTTAGCCTTCAATTATATAGTTCTGGCCGGTGAATTATACAAAAGAGGGAGCGATGGTTTGCTCTTTAGATGCATCGGCCCAAAAGAGGCTATGTTGGTCATGGCTGAAGTGCATGAAGGGATTGCAGGCGCACATCAGGCTGGTCCACGGATGAGGTGGCTCATTCACAAATATGGGTTCTATTGGCCCAAAATGGAGCAAGATTGTATCTGGTACTCCAAAGGATGTGAAGCATGCCAAAAGTGTGGTCCCGTTCAGCATGTTCCGGCAGAGACGTTGCATTCAATCATTAAACCTTGGCCATTTCGTGGATGGGCTGTCGATTTAATCGGTAAAATATACCCATCGTCATCCAAGGGACACACATTTGTGATTGTCGCGACCGATTACTACTCCAAATGGGTCGAAGCCGTACCATTGAAGTCACCAAGTCAGGAATCGGTCATAAAGTTCTTCAGAGAGTACATTATCCTGAGGCATGGTTTACCAGAGACTATTACTACAGACCAAGGAACTATGTTTAGTGGGAGCGAGATAACCGATTATGCAAAAGATATGggattcaaattgatacattcGACCCCGTATTATGCGCAAGCAAATGGCCAAGCTGAAGCAACTAATAAGGCGATTAAGGGTATTATCCAGAAGATGATAGAAGATAATCTGAAACAATGGCATCAGTTGTTGACGGAAGCCGTTTGGGCGAATCGCACGAAGTAG